Proteins from a genomic interval of Cognatishimia sp. WU-CL00825:
- the mazG gene encoding nucleoside triphosphate pyrophosphohydrolase, protein MADDSLIHNPKGGMPRLLEIMRCLRDPLTGCPWDIEQDFNTIAPYTIEEAYEVADAIEREAWDELKGELGDLLFQSVFHAQMASEKGLFSFDEVADTMSDKMVARHPHVFGDENRDKSAEQQTKDWETIKAAERAAKAQQGTLDGVAVGLPALLRAVKLQKRAARVGFDWPDVSHVIDKIIEESHELVEARDTLTQSEVEEEFGDLLFVMANLARHMNVEPEAALRATNAKFIRRFEKVEAKLAARGKSPSQSDLAEMDALWDVVKREEKANG, encoded by the coding sequence ATGGCAGATGATTCTCTTATTCACAATCCCAAGGGCGGCATGCCGCGACTGCTTGAAATCATGCGTTGCCTGCGCGATCCGCTAACCGGCTGCCCCTGGGATATTGAACAAGATTTCAACACCATTGCGCCCTACACCATAGAAGAGGCCTACGAGGTGGCTGATGCGATCGAGCGCGAAGCTTGGGACGAGCTGAAGGGCGAGCTGGGCGATTTGTTGTTTCAATCAGTGTTTCACGCCCAAATGGCCAGTGAAAAGGGCCTGTTCAGCTTTGACGAGGTGGCCGACACCATGTCAGACAAAATGGTGGCCCGGCATCCGCATGTGTTTGGCGATGAAAATCGCGACAAATCCGCAGAGCAACAAACCAAAGATTGGGAAACCATCAAGGCCGCCGAGCGCGCTGCCAAGGCGCAACAAGGCACGCTTGATGGGGTCGCAGTAGGCCTGCCCGCACTTTTGCGGGCGGTAAAGCTGCAAAAACGTGCGGCGCGCGTGGGCTTTGACTGGCCCGATGTCTCACATGTGATCGATAAAATCATCGAAGAAAGCCACGAGCTGGTCGAGGCCCGCGATACGCTGACCCAGTCCGAAGTCGAGGAAGAATTTGGTGATCTGTTGTTTGTGATGGCCAATTTGGCCCGGCACATGAACGTCGAACCCGAGGCCGCCCTGCGTGCCACAAATGCCAAATTTATCAGGCGTTTTGAAAAGGTTGAAGCAAAACTGGCAGCGCGCGGAAAGTCCCCTAGCCAATCCGATCTGGCGGAAATGGACGCGCTATGGGACGTGGTGAAACGCGAAGAAAAAGCCAATGGCTAA